The Spirosoma radiotolerans genome has a window encoding:
- a CDS encoding type 1 glutamine amidotransferase domain-containing protein — MSLKDPNVVNPSQSKRIAIILSNPAVSTTTGWPVGFWWSELTHPYYAFTERGYTVDIFSLSGGLCEADAMSDPNDASGYSSTDLITQGFIHTESLRALVDNTKPIAELNVADFDAIVVAGGQAPMFSFENATDLHAKFIEFYESGKVTAALCHGTAVLRYAKRSNGEYLVKGKTVTGFANVEEDFADNAVWAYGLLSRDKHVMPWRIEDELKALGANFIQAGLWRGFAIRDGNLITGQQNFSGAETAKAIIDALGE; from the coding sequence ATGAGCTTAAAAGACCCAAATGTGGTGAATCCCAGCCAATCCAAACGCATTGCCATCATTTTGTCAAATCCGGCTGTGTCAACCACTACCGGCTGGCCAGTAGGTTTCTGGTGGAGTGAATTGACCCACCCCTACTATGCCTTTACAGAGAGAGGGTATACCGTCGATATTTTCAGCCTAAGCGGTGGGCTGTGTGAAGCCGATGCCATGAGCGATCCAAATGATGCGAGCGGGTATTCATCGACAGACCTGATTACCCAGGGCTTCATCCATACTGAATCCCTGCGGGCGCTGGTTGACAACACCAAACCCATTGCCGAACTAAACGTTGCCGATTTCGATGCCATCGTGGTGGCAGGTGGTCAGGCTCCCATGTTCTCTTTCGAGAATGCCACGGATTTGCACGCCAAGTTCATCGAGTTTTATGAAAGCGGGAAAGTAACGGCGGCTCTCTGTCATGGTACGGCAGTATTGCGGTATGCCAAACGTAGCAATGGCGAGTATTTGGTAAAAGGCAAAACCGTAACGGGTTTTGCCAATGTAGAAGAAGATTTTGCGGACAACGCCGTCTGGGCGTACGGGCTGCTCTCCCGCGATAAGCACGTGATGCCCTGGCGAATCGAAGATGAGCTAAAGGCATTGGGAGCTAATTTCATCCAGGCCGGCCTGTGGCGGGGTTTTGCTATTCGCGATGGCAATCTGATTACGGGTCAGCAGAACTTTTCTGGTGCCGAAACGGCCAAAGCTATCATTGACGCACTCGGCGAGTAA
- a CDS encoding bestrophin family protein, producing MYIGKDFKFNLLWHFARKNLFRTMLVSLTACVLYKILGWDFVAISFLPIATIGTAVAFYVGFKNNQAYDRLWEARRLWGNITNTSRTVAAMVIATIPDKSIQREFMYRHIAWLNILRLQLRKTIPWATSKESLHQDYLSENNELEKFDEGLKKLFMDMNRMEYYEAMAGRSNAAIHILKKQIHEFGRLKKQGVIDEYEHSDLVKQIGDLFNSQGGCERIKTTPLFRQYSIFSRIFVILFIVLLPFGLLREMDKVGVYGVWLTIPFSMLISWVFFTMEQIGEFSENPFDNSVNDIPISTICRNIEIEVREFLGDEHIPTKLDPIEDIMF from the coding sequence ATGTACATAGGCAAAGACTTTAAATTTAACTTACTCTGGCATTTTGCCCGTAAGAACTTGTTTCGGACAATGCTGGTCAGCCTGACGGCTTGTGTCTTATATAAAATTTTGGGTTGGGATTTTGTCGCCATTTCCTTTCTGCCAATTGCTACGATTGGTACAGCCGTTGCCTTTTATGTGGGCTTTAAAAATAATCAGGCCTACGACCGACTGTGGGAAGCCCGTCGCCTTTGGGGCAACATTACCAATACCAGCCGCACAGTAGCCGCTATGGTCATTGCCACAATACCGGACAAAAGCATCCAGCGCGAATTTATGTATCGCCACATCGCCTGGCTAAACATCCTGCGTCTCCAGTTGCGGAAAACCATTCCCTGGGCCACCAGCAAAGAGAGTCTTCACCAGGATTATTTATCAGAAAACAATGAGCTGGAAAAATTCGATGAAGGCTTGAAAAAGCTTTTCATGGACATGAACCGCATGGAATATTATGAAGCTATGGCCGGCCGAAGCAACGCGGCAATCCATATCCTGAAAAAGCAAATTCATGAATTCGGCAGACTAAAAAAGCAAGGTGTCATTGACGAGTACGAGCATTCTGATCTTGTTAAACAAATTGGGGACCTTTTCAATAGCCAGGGCGGCTGCGAACGAATTAAAACCACGCCCCTGTTCCGCCAATACAGCATATTCAGCCGAATATTTGTGATTCTGTTTATTGTTCTCCTGCCCTTTGGGCTGCTCCGGGAGATGGATAAAGTAGGAGTTTACGGCGTTTGGCTAACCATCCCGTTTTCGATGCTGATCAGTTGGGTATTTTTTACGATGGAGCAGATTGGTGAGTTCAGTGAGAATCCGTTCGATAACTCAGTGAACGACATTCCCATCTCAACCATTTGCCGCAACATTGAAATCGAAGTCCGCGAGTTTCTAGGCGATGAGCACATTCCCACGAAGCTTGACCCAATCGAAGATATTATGTTCTAA
- a CDS encoding pyrophosphohydrolase domain-containing protein: protein MQQPDSLNQVAEFHRTFHAPILETPQIPSEARGQLRVSLLAEELDELREAIAEGDIVAVADALCDLQYVLSGAVLEFGLGDKFKELFDEVQRSNMSKACLTVAEAEATVAQYQAKGVPCHFIESDGKFLVYRDADHKTLKSVNYSPADLEGILVPAL, encoded by the coding sequence ATGCAACAACCGGACTCGCTGAACCAGGTCGCGGAATTTCACCGCACCTTTCATGCCCCTATTTTAGAAACCCCCCAGATTCCATCCGAAGCCCGTGGGCAGCTTCGGGTATCGCTACTGGCCGAAGAACTGGACGAACTGCGCGAGGCCATTGCCGAGGGTGATATTGTGGCCGTGGCCGATGCACTCTGCGATTTACAGTATGTGCTGTCGGGGGCGGTGCTTGAGTTTGGCCTGGGTGATAAATTCAAAGAATTATTTGATGAAGTGCAGCGCTCCAACATGAGCAAAGCCTGCCTGACGGTGGCCGAAGCTGAAGCCACTGTGGCCCAGTATCAGGCCAAAGGCGTTCCCTGCCATTTTATCGAATCAGATGGAAAATTCCTCGTTTATCGCGACGCCGACCACAAAACCCTAAAGAGTGTGAACTATTCACCGGCTGATCTGGAGGGCATTCTGGTTCCAGCCTTGTAA
- a CDS encoding winged helix-turn-helix transcriptional regulator → MPDFNDQGRVFYNPVEYAMYQIGGTWKMPILWRLNKQVMRYGELKKYLPHISHKMLSTQLRELEAHGFVTRTVYAVVPPKVEYTLTEKGKRAIPVIERIRHYGMDLMREAGIDPAVVFKKPEP, encoded by the coding sequence ATGCCAGACTTTAACGATCAGGGTAGGGTGTTTTATAACCCGGTAGAATATGCCATGTACCAGATTGGCGGCACCTGGAAGATGCCCATTCTATGGCGTCTTAATAAGCAGGTTATGCGCTATGGTGAGCTGAAGAAATACCTGCCGCACATTTCGCACAAGATGCTTTCGACCCAACTGCGCGAACTCGAAGCCCATGGGTTCGTGACGCGAACGGTGTATGCGGTCGTGCCGCCCAAAGTCGAATATACGCTTACTGAAAAAGGGAAACGAGCCATTCCGGTTATTGAGCGCATCCGACACTATGGGATGGATCTCATGCGCGAAGCTGGCATTGATCCCGCCGTCGTCTTTAAAAAGCCCGAGCCGTGA
- a CDS encoding MBL fold metallo-hydrolase encodes METQVDVESSIETDTKTPYDVTADVAGIKTLFVNVFYIGTPGPGNHWVLVDAGLMGYASQIKKRAEQLFGPGTKPDAIILTHGHADHTGSLDKLLSEWDVPVYAHKLELPYLQGKSSYPPPDPAIGGGGMSYMSWVFPIGPSDFGDRIKPIADNGKIPELPDWRAIHTPGHAPGHISLFRDKDRTLIAGDAFVTTNQNAITAVATQREEFHGPPAYFTCDWQAAKKSVLALNNLNPLAAGTGHGVSVHGLDLQLGLNKLAHEFESRSIPSEGRYVKQPAVTDENGIVDMPTPTSFHVARVLALSTLAGLTMYMLWSALKSDK; translated from the coding sequence ATGGAAACGCAAGTCGATGTTGAATCGTCAATTGAAACTGACACAAAAACCCCTTATGACGTAACCGCCGATGTAGCGGGTATCAAGACGTTATTTGTCAATGTATTCTATATTGGAACACCCGGCCCCGGGAATCATTGGGTACTGGTCGATGCCGGTTTGATGGGCTATGCCAGTCAGATAAAAAAGCGCGCTGAACAATTATTCGGCCCCGGTACCAAACCCGACGCGATTATTCTCACGCATGGTCATGCCGACCATACGGGATCGCTGGATAAACTGCTGAGCGAGTGGGACGTGCCGGTTTATGCGCACAAACTGGAACTGCCTTATTTACAGGGCAAATCAAGCTACCCGCCACCCGATCCGGCCATTGGTGGAGGAGGCATGTCGTATATGTCGTGGGTATTTCCCATTGGGCCATCTGACTTTGGCGACCGCATAAAGCCCATTGCCGACAATGGAAAAATTCCCGAACTACCTGATTGGCGGGCTATTCATACACCAGGCCATGCGCCGGGCCATATTTCGCTGTTTCGCGATAAAGACCGTACGTTGATTGCGGGCGATGCCTTTGTGACAACTAACCAGAACGCCATTACGGCGGTGGCTACCCAGCGTGAAGAATTTCATGGCCCGCCAGCTTACTTTACCTGCGACTGGCAAGCCGCCAAAAAGTCGGTTTTGGCCTTAAATAACCTTAATCCGTTGGCGGCCGGAACGGGGCATGGTGTGTCTGTCCACGGCCTTGATCTTCAACTGGGGTTAAATAAACTGGCGCACGAATTTGAATCCCGCTCCATTCCGTCGGAAGGGCGATACGTAAAACAACCGGCTGTTACCGATGAAAACGGGATTGTTGATATGCCTACACCCACATCGTTTCATGTGGCTCGAGTGCTGGCGCTGAGTACACTGGCCGGGCTGACGATGTACATGCTCTGGTCCGCATTGAAAAGTGATAAATAG
- the pepT gene encoding peptidase T produces MENYPYTAIDRFLRYVQIDTQSDPQSTTNPSTEKQKDLSRLLVHELLEMGISDAEIDEWGYVYATIPANTDKPNVPTICFCSHVDTSPDVTGAGVKPIIHENWNGTDIILPDDPSQQIRVADHPDLQNQIGNDIITASGTTLLGADNKAGLAEIMDATHYLLTHPDVKHGRIRLLFTPDEEVGRGTEKVDIQKLGADFGYTIDGEALGTLEDETFSADAVKITIQGVSTHPGFAKGKLENALKIAADLLAALPKNALSPETTEAKEGFVHPTRMEGNQDKAVLEFIIRDFTETGLQEKETYLQNQLNDIMTEYRGSTAQLVVKEQYRNMKDVLDQHPAVVDNALEAIRRAGLSARRRSIRGGTDGSRLSFMGLPCPNIFAGEHAFHSRQEWVSVQDMQKAVAVIVNVAQVWEERS; encoded by the coding sequence ATGGAGAACTATCCGTATACAGCCATTGACCGTTTCCTGCGCTACGTGCAGATCGATACGCAGTCGGACCCGCAATCGACGACAAATCCAAGTACCGAAAAGCAAAAAGACCTGAGTCGGTTGCTGGTGCATGAGTTGCTGGAGATGGGCATTTCCGATGCCGAAATAGATGAATGGGGATATGTGTACGCCACCATTCCGGCCAATACGGACAAGCCGAACGTGCCAACGATTTGCTTCTGTTCGCACGTAGATACCTCACCCGATGTGACCGGTGCCGGGGTGAAGCCGATCATTCACGAAAATTGGAACGGGACCGATATTATCTTGCCGGATGATCCGTCCCAGCAAATTCGGGTAGCCGATCACCCCGATCTACAGAATCAGATCGGCAATGATATTATTACGGCCAGTGGCACTACCTTGCTAGGCGCTGATAATAAGGCCGGACTGGCCGAAATTATGGATGCCACGCACTACTTATTAACTCATCCCGACGTAAAACACGGCCGGATTCGGTTGCTCTTTACGCCCGATGAAGAAGTAGGGCGCGGAACCGAAAAAGTTGATATCCAGAAACTAGGGGCCGATTTTGGCTATACTATTGATGGCGAAGCGTTGGGTACGCTCGAAGACGAGACGTTCTCGGCCGATGCCGTCAAAATTACGATTCAGGGCGTAAGCACGCATCCCGGCTTTGCTAAGGGAAAACTGGAAAACGCCCTGAAAATTGCCGCCGATTTACTGGCAGCCTTACCTAAAAATGCACTTTCGCCCGAAACGACCGAAGCCAAAGAAGGTTTTGTGCACCCAACCCGCATGGAGGGCAATCAGGACAAGGCCGTGCTGGAATTCATTATCCGCGACTTTACCGAAACAGGCTTGCAGGAAAAGGAAACCTACCTGCAAAATCAACTAAATGACATCATGACGGAATACCGCGGCTCAACGGCGCAACTCGTGGTGAAGGAACAGTACCGCAACATGAAAGACGTCCTGGATCAGCACCCGGCCGTCGTCGACAACGCGCTTGAGGCCATCCGTCGAGCCGGCCTATCCGCCCGGCGACGCAGCATTCGGGGTGGGACCGATGGCTCACGGTTGTCGTTTATGGGACTGCCTTGCCCGAATATATTTGCCGGTGAACATGCTTTTCATTCCCGGCAGGAGTGGGTGTCGGTGCAGGACATGCAAAAGGCCGTTGCCGTCATTGTCAACGTGGCACAGGTGTGGGAGGAGCGAAGTTAG
- a CDS encoding tRNA1(Val) (adenine(37)-N6)-methyltransferase, which produces MFRFKQFIIQQDRTAMKVCTDACVLGAYADVTGSQPAGQVKRILDIGTGTGLLALMAAQRNQTAQIDAVEVDEAAVGQAQENVVASPFAERVHMWHGRIQDFRPTNRYDRILTNPPFYTNHLRSPDSAVNRALHTDELSFPELIEAVVRLMEPDGQWWVLLPPFEAEKLALLANQAGLHAFKQLLVRHNGQKPVFRVITGFSFEERDLHEASLMLYEPGKPDGFSENRSVETYTSEFRTLLREFYLIF; this is translated from the coding sequence ATGTTTCGTTTCAAGCAATTTATTATCCAGCAGGACCGTACCGCCATGAAGGTGTGTACAGATGCCTGTGTATTGGGGGCGTATGCGGATGTAACGGGCTCTCAACCGGCGGGGCAAGTGAAGCGAATCCTCGATATTGGAACCGGTACCGGCCTGCTAGCCTTAATGGCCGCCCAGCGGAACCAAACCGCGCAGATCGATGCGGTCGAGGTAGACGAGGCTGCGGTTGGGCAGGCTCAGGAAAACGTAGTCGCCAGCCCGTTCGCTGAGCGCGTGCACATGTGGCATGGGCGTATCCAGGATTTTAGACCGACGAATCGATATGATCGGATTCTGACCAATCCTCCTTTTTATACCAACCACCTGCGTTCGCCTGATTCGGCGGTCAACCGGGCGCTGCATACGGACGAGCTGTCCTTTCCGGAATTGATCGAGGCTGTGGTGCGACTAATGGAACCCGACGGACAGTGGTGGGTTTTACTCCCTCCTTTCGAAGCTGAAAAATTGGCTCTGCTGGCTAATCAGGCGGGCCTGCATGCTTTTAAACAACTCCTGGTCCGGCACAATGGGCAAAAGCCGGTATTTCGGGTCATAACCGGCTTTTCATTCGAGGAACGTGATCTTCACGAAGCGTCTTTAATGCTATACGAGCCTGGAAAACCGGACGGTTTTTCCGAAAATCGATCTGTCGAGACCTATACGTCAGAATTTCGGACATTACTCCGTGAATTTTACCTAATATTCTGA
- a CDS encoding ribonuclease H1 domain-containing protein: MAQKKPKFYVVWHGRKPGVYDSWDEAKAQTDGFAKPLFKAFDSKPAAIQAFKDKPHAHIGQAIKPAGKQGKLTELVGLPIQDSLVVDAAWNTASGDMEYQGIYLATKQKLFLKGPYQDGTNNIGEFLAIVHALALLHQKNSNIPVYSDSRTAIGWVKKKKANTKLEETARNAELFELLDRAETWLQTHRFANPVLKWETTVWGENPADFGRK; the protein is encoded by the coding sequence ATGGCGCAGAAAAAGCCCAAATTTTACGTTGTCTGGCACGGTAGAAAGCCTGGCGTTTATGATAGTTGGGATGAAGCTAAAGCCCAAACCGATGGTTTTGCCAAGCCGCTATTCAAGGCCTTCGATAGTAAACCGGCTGCTATTCAGGCCTTCAAAGATAAACCGCACGCACACATTGGCCAGGCGATCAAGCCAGCAGGTAAACAGGGTAAATTAACCGAATTGGTCGGTTTGCCTATTCAGGATAGTCTGGTTGTCGATGCTGCCTGGAACACCGCTTCCGGCGATATGGAATACCAGGGCATTTACCTGGCCACGAAACAAAAGCTGTTTTTAAAAGGGCCCTATCAGGACGGCACCAATAATATTGGCGAGTTTCTGGCTATTGTTCACGCTTTGGCGTTGCTGCATCAGAAAAACAGCAATATCCCGGTTTATTCCGATTCTAGAACGGCTATCGGCTGGGTTAAGAAGAAAAAAGCGAATACCAAACTGGAAGAAACCGCCCGCAATGCTGAGCTATTCGAACTCCTTGACCGGGCCGAAACCTGGCTTCAGACACACCGATTCGCGAATCCTGTTCTGAAATGGGAAACGACCGTTTGGGGTGAAAATCCGGCTGATTTTGGCCGCAAATAA
- a CDS encoding glutamine synthetase III family protein gives MSNFRFKALEIAQSRQALAVAAPTERVGDFFGSNTFNSEVMRTLLSPEAYLKVTEAISTNGQIDRTIADEVAGAMKSWATSKGATHYTHWFQPLTGETAEKHDAFFDITMEGKAVEKFKGSALVQQEPDASSFPNGGLRNTFEARGYTGWDPSSPAFLMDNGAGGKTLCIPSVFISYTGEALDYKTPLLKALNALDKAATAVCQYFDRNITKVTPTLGPEQEYFVVDRALFYARPDLVLAGRTVFGHSPARGQQLEDHYFGSIPPRINAFMVDFEFESMKLGMPVRTRHNEVAPGQFEVAPTFEEVNLAVDHNALLMDLMEKVSEKHNLKVLFHEKPFAGVNGSGKHNNWSMGTNTGVNLLAPSTKPKESLRFLTFLVNVVKAVHDNADLLRATIASAGNEHRLGANEAPPAIVSVFLGESLTQALNDLETKSEVTVNKGDNVYYKLGLNRIPSLMRDNTDRNRTSPFAFTGNKFEFRAVGSAANSASTMTVLNAIVADQLNAFKSDLDARLAKGEKKELAIVDILKEYYANTKRILFEGNGYSDEWVEEAARRGLSNIKSSPEALGVFVQPESLALFERTGVMNHAEVESRYEIELEKYIKNVQIESRVMGDLAMNHVVSTALKYQNKLAETARNLVDLGMNAEAGPIKDILREISTRVIAIKRSVESMVDARKKANNVTDTTERAKLYSTEVKDHFDIIRYEVDKLEEVVDDEDWPLVKYRELLFVK, from the coding sequence ATGTCTAATTTCCGTTTTAAAGCCCTTGAAATCGCCCAAAGTCGTCAGGCGTTGGCTGTCGCTGCGCCGACTGAGCGCGTGGGTGATTTTTTTGGGAGCAATACCTTTAATAGTGAAGTGATGCGGACGCTTCTGTCGCCCGAAGCATATCTGAAAGTAACCGAGGCCATTAGCACCAACGGCCAGATCGATCGAACCATTGCCGACGAAGTGGCGGGTGCCATGAAGTCGTGGGCAACCTCCAAGGGTGCTACCCACTATACCCACTGGTTTCAGCCGCTGACGGGCGAAACGGCCGAAAAACACGATGCCTTTTTCGACATTACAATGGAGGGAAAAGCGGTGGAAAAGTTTAAGGGTAGTGCGCTGGTTCAGCAGGAACCCGATGCCTCGTCGTTTCCAAATGGGGGACTGCGAAATACATTTGAGGCCCGTGGCTATACCGGCTGGGACCCGTCTTCCCCGGCTTTTCTGATGGACAACGGGGCGGGCGGCAAAACGCTCTGCATCCCGTCGGTGTTCATCTCGTATACAGGCGAGGCTTTGGATTACAAAACGCCCCTGCTAAAGGCACTCAATGCGCTGGATAAAGCCGCCACGGCTGTTTGCCAGTATTTCGACCGGAACATTACCAAAGTAACGCCAACCCTGGGCCCGGAGCAGGAGTACTTCGTAGTCGACCGGGCGTTGTTTTATGCCCGTCCGGATCTGGTGCTGGCAGGCCGCACCGTGTTTGGGCATTCGCCCGCGCGCGGGCAACAGCTGGAAGACCACTATTTCGGCTCCATTCCGCCCCGGATCAATGCCTTTATGGTCGATTTTGAATTCGAGTCCATGAAATTGGGAATGCCCGTTCGAACCCGCCATAACGAAGTGGCACCTGGTCAGTTTGAGGTAGCGCCGACATTCGAAGAAGTAAACCTGGCCGTCGATCACAATGCGCTATTGATGGACCTGATGGAAAAAGTTTCGGAGAAGCATAACCTGAAAGTGCTTTTCCACGAAAAACCATTTGCCGGGGTCAATGGGAGCGGAAAGCACAATAACTGGTCGATGGGCACCAATACCGGCGTTAATTTGCTGGCACCCAGCACGAAGCCCAAGGAAAGTTTGCGGTTTCTGACGTTTCTGGTCAATGTGGTCAAGGCCGTTCATGACAATGCCGATCTGCTCCGGGCCACCATTGCCTCAGCGGGCAATGAGCACCGGCTTGGCGCCAACGAGGCCCCGCCCGCTATCGTGTCGGTGTTCCTGGGTGAGTCATTGACCCAGGCGCTGAATGACCTGGAAACGAAATCGGAAGTGACGGTCAACAAAGGCGATAACGTGTATTATAAGCTCGGATTGAACCGGATACCAAGCCTGATGCGCGACAATACCGACCGCAACCGGACATCACCGTTTGCCTTTACCGGAAACAAATTCGAGTTTCGGGCGGTGGGTAGTGCTGCCAATTCGGCTTCCACCATGACCGTGTTGAACGCCATTGTGGCCGATCAGTTAAACGCTTTCAAAAGCGATCTCGATGCGCGACTGGCAAAGGGCGAAAAGAAAGAACTGGCCATTGTCGATATCCTGAAAGAGTACTATGCCAACACAAAGCGAATTCTGTTCGAAGGCAACGGCTATTCCGACGAGTGGGTGGAGGAAGCGGCTCGACGTGGTTTATCAAACATTAAATCGTCGCCCGAGGCACTGGGCGTATTTGTCCAACCCGAATCGCTGGCACTGTTTGAGCGGACGGGTGTTATGAACCATGCCGAAGTGGAGTCGCGCTATGAGATTGAGCTGGAGAAATACATCAAAAATGTGCAGATCGAGTCGCGCGTGATGGGCGATCTAGCCATGAACCATGTTGTCTCGACAGCGTTGAAATACCAGAACAAACTGGCTGAAACAGCGCGCAATTTGGTCGATCTGGGTATGAACGCTGAAGCCGGGCCCATTAAGGATATTCTTCGCGAAATATCGACCCGCGTCATTGCCATCAAAAGAAGTGTCGAGTCGATGGTCGATGCCCGCAAGAAAGCGAATAATGTAACCGACACCACCGAACGGGCCAAACTCTACTCAACGGAAGTGAAAGACCATTTCGATATCATTCGTTATGAAGTCGATAAGCTCGAAGAAGTCGTGGACGATGAAGACTGGCCGCTGGTGAAATACCGGGAATTGCTGTTTGTGAAATAA
- a CDS encoding M28 family metallopeptidase translates to MNISVQTILDELASLPHRGAATTHGAKAAGLLKNYLGALGARVQMESFETPRTYATIVYWLIGGLLTGLALVPVSGVAVGLVWYFIWMAMLYFNWRYSFIIRFPVQHTDQNVIGRWPARRTGEQPLRKIILMAHYDTAPISLLYSPKRQASFRGSLLVSLFLMLLAGVAATYEVFRVGLPYLTYLRYGLMVYFLLQAVVGTAGYWFKGYSNGASDNATGVAAALTTASRLHEASLPDVEIEVVLTSAEEVGMVGAYYYVKAHRKEWKPAQTLAINFDTLGAGKLTIVEKTGTAEQIRYDNEPTRLARQLATTEAFQNRVQVGSWHTADFDSVWFVRNKIPVLALCALDANGQMPRIHQRTDTLNQLDITPLDTAIDLAEAVVYAWLTPNKESVS, encoded by the coding sequence GTGAATATATCGGTCCAGACAATTCTTGACGAACTCGCTTCTTTGCCTCATCGCGGGGCAGCCACTACCCATGGAGCCAAAGCTGCCGGACTGTTGAAAAACTACCTTGGTGCACTGGGAGCGAGGGTGCAGATGGAATCATTTGAAACGCCCAGAACATACGCGACCATTGTCTACTGGCTGATTGGTGGATTGCTGACGGGCTTGGCCCTAGTGCCCGTCAGTGGCGTAGCTGTTGGCCTGGTCTGGTATTTTATCTGGATGGCCATGTTGTATTTCAACTGGCGTTATTCGTTCATTATCAGGTTTCCGGTTCAGCATACGGATCAAAATGTGATTGGTCGGTGGCCAGCTCGCCGAACGGGGGAACAACCCTTGCGAAAAATTATCCTAATGGCTCATTATGATACCGCGCCCATTTCGCTCCTCTATAGTCCTAAACGGCAGGCTTCATTTAGGGGCTCACTTCTGGTTTCCCTCTTCCTGATGCTGCTGGCCGGTGTGGCGGCTACCTACGAAGTGTTCCGGGTTGGCTTGCCGTATCTAACTTATTTACGCTATGGCCTGATGGTCTACTTTCTGTTGCAGGCGGTTGTCGGTACCGCGGGTTACTGGTTCAAGGGGTATAGCAATGGAGCCAGCGATAATGCAACAGGAGTGGCCGCTGCCCTAACGACGGCAAGTCGGCTCCACGAAGCCAGTTTGCCGGATGTAGAAATCGAGGTCGTCCTGACCAGCGCCGAAGAGGTTGGTATGGTCGGTGCCTATTATTACGTGAAGGCGCACCGGAAGGAATGGAAGCCAGCGCAAACCCTGGCCATTAATTTCGACACTCTTGGCGCGGGCAAGCTCACCATCGTGGAGAAAACGGGAACGGCTGAGCAGATTCGGTATGACAATGAGCCTACCCGTCTGGCGCGTCAACTGGCTACAACCGAGGCATTTCAAAACAGGGTACAGGTTGGGAGCTGGCACACCGCCGACTTTGATAGCGTCTGGTTTGTGCGCAACAAAATTCCGGTGCTGGCTTTGTGTGCATTGGATGCCAATGGGCAAATGCCACGTATCCACCAAAGAACCGACACCCTCAATCAACTGGATATAACGCCCCTTGATACCGCTATTGACCTGGCCGAAGCAGTCGTCTACGCCTGGTTAACCCCTAATAAAGAATCAGTCAGTTAG
- a CDS encoding nuclear transport factor 2 family protein translates to MTIDELADRLVTLCREGNYEQAQRELYSNDAKSIEPTSAQGMPSVQGLDAIIAKGNQFQRMIQEIHGGHVGGPLIAGNTIAITISLDATFTDGTRQTINELAVYTVQNGKIIEEQFFY, encoded by the coding sequence ATGACCATTGATGAACTAGCTGATCGACTAGTAACACTTTGCCGGGAGGGCAACTACGAGCAGGCGCAGCGCGAACTCTACAGCAATGATGCTAAAAGCATTGAACCCACATCTGCTCAGGGAATGCCCAGCGTACAGGGGCTGGATGCCATTATTGCCAAGGGAAACCAGTTTCAGCGTATGATTCAGGAAATACATGGCGGGCATGTGGGCGGGCCGTTAATAGCGGGCAATACCATTGCCATTACCATAAGCCTCGACGCTACGTTCACCGATGGCACTCGCCAGACAATAAATGAGCTGGCGGTCTATACCGTGCAGAATGGCAAAATCATAGAGGAACAGTTTTTTTATTAA